One segment of Carya illinoinensis cultivar Pawnee chromosome 1, C.illinoinensisPawnee_v1, whole genome shotgun sequence DNA contains the following:
- the LOC122317546 gene encoding serine carboxypeptidase-like 33 isoform X1, producing MANPLVSYRCLFLISLFSMSLFLDDHSMLTYIKASEDKYPQSQESDRVIKLPGQPPSPPISQFSGHINVDPGNGRALFYWFFEAQSQPSKKPLLLWLNGGPGCSSVGYGAAVELGPLRVDKNGVGLHFNKYAWNKEANLLFVESPVGVGFSYSNTSSDLTKALDDGFVAEDTYNFLVNWLQRFPQFQTHDFFIAGESYAGHYVPQLAELVHDRNRDRTKYPMINLKGFMVGNPETDDYYDSKGFLEYAWSHAVISDQLYDTAKTVCDFKSSNWSNQCNNAIGQVFEKYAEIDIYNIYAPSCLLLNSNSSLAHSSRPNSVHSQVIKVNNQGLRRLRVLGGYDPCFSTYIEEYFNRVDVQASIHANKGRDSSTKWMVCSNYITYNITVYSLLSTYTKLIKGGLKIWIYSGDTDGRVPVIGSRYWIEALSLPLKSPWRSWYHNHQVGGRIVEYEGITFVTVRGAGHLVPLNKPSEALSLLHSFLTAQPLPTHT from the exons ATGGCCAATCCGCTGGTTTCATATAGATGTCTCTTTCtgatctctctcttctccatgTCCCTCTTTCTTGATGATCATTCCATGCTAACCTACATTAAAGCATCAGAAGATAAGTATCCACAATCCCAGGAATCTGACAGAGTAATAAAATTACCAGGCCAGCCTCCCAGCCCACCAATCTCCCAGTTCTCAGGTCACATCAATGTCGATCCAGGAAATGGGAGGGCCCTCTTCTACTGGTTCTTTGAAGCTCAGTCTCAGCCGTCCAAGAAGCCTCTACTTCTCTGGCTTAATGGAG GACCTGGATGTTCCTCAGTTGGGTATGGTGCAGCTGTGGAGTTGGGACCTCTTAGAGTGGACAAAAATGGAGTTGGCCTTCACTTCAATAAATATGCTTGGAATAAAG AAGCCAACCTATTATTTGTGGAGTCGCCGGTTGGAGTAGGGTTCTCTTACTCCAACACATCTTCTGATCTCACCAAAGCACTGGATGATGGCTTTGTGG CTGAGGATACCTACAACTTCTTGGTGAATTGGCTGCAAAGATTTCCACAGTTCCAAACCCATGATTTCTTCATCGCAGGAGAGAGCTACGCAG GCCACTACGTTCCACAACTCGCGGAGCTTGTGCATGACCGGAACAGGGATAGAACTAAATACCCGATGATAAATCTTAAAGGTTTTATG GTAGGAAACCCAGAAACTGATGATTACTATGATTCAAAGGGTTTTCTCGAATATGCTTGGAGCCATGCTGTCATATCAGACCAGCTCTATGACACGGCTAAAACAGTGTGTGATTTTAAGAGCTCCAACTGGTCTAATCAATGTAACAATGCCATAGGccaagtctttgaaaaatatgcaGAGATTGACATCTACAACATTTACGCCCCTTCGTGTCTCCTCCTCAACAGCAATTCTTCATTGGCTCATAGCAGCAGGCCGAACAGCGTCCATTCACAGGTCATTAAG GTGAATAATCAAGGGTTGAGGAGGTTGAGAGTTTTAGGAGGCTATGACCCATGTTTTTCCACATATATAGAAGAGTATTTCAACAGGGTAGATGTTCAAGCATCCATTCACGCAAACAAAGGAAGAGATTCTAGTACAAAATGGATGGTCTGCAG TAATTATATCACATACAATATCACCGTCTATTCTCTCCTGTCCACCTACACCAAACTCATCAAGGGTGGCCTCAAGATATGGATTTACAG TGGGGACACAGATGGCAGAGTGCCAGTCATTGGGTCACGATACTGGATTGAGGCTCTTTCACTTCCCCTCAAATCTCCTTGGCGTTCTTGGTATCACAACCATCAG GTTGGAGGGAGGATAGTGGAGTATGAAGGCATAACATTTGTGACAGTGAGAGGGGCAGGTCATTTGGTACCTCTCAACAAGCCTAGTGAAGCTCTTTCCCTCCTTCACTCTTTCTTGACTGCTCAACCTCTCCCTACCCATACATGA
- the LOC122317546 gene encoding serine carboxypeptidase-like 26 isoform X3, whose translation MANPLVSYRCLFLISLFSMSLFLDDHSMLTYIKASEDKYPQSQESDRVIKLPGQPPSPPISQFSGHINVDPGNGRALFYWFFEAQSQPSKKPLLLWLNGGPGCSSVGYGAAVELGPLRVDKNGVGLHFNKYAWNKEANLLFVESPVGVGFSYSNTSSDLTKALDDGFVAEDTYNFLVNWLQRFPQFQTHDFFIAGESYAGHYVPQLAELVHDRNRDRTKYPMINLKGFMVGNPETDDYYDSKGFLEYAWSHAVISDQLYDTAKTVCDFKSSNWSNQCNNAIGQVFEKYAEIDIYNIYAPSCLLLNSNSSLAHSSRPNSVHSQVIKVNNQGLRRLRVLGGYDPCFSTYIEEYFNRVDVQASIHANKGRDSSTKWMVCSGDTDGRVPVIGSRYWIEALSLPLKSPWRSWYHNHQVGGRIVEYEGITFVTVRGAGHLVPLNKPSEALSLLHSFLTAQPLPTHT comes from the exons ATGGCCAATCCGCTGGTTTCATATAGATGTCTCTTTCtgatctctctcttctccatgTCCCTCTTTCTTGATGATCATTCCATGCTAACCTACATTAAAGCATCAGAAGATAAGTATCCACAATCCCAGGAATCTGACAGAGTAATAAAATTACCAGGCCAGCCTCCCAGCCCACCAATCTCCCAGTTCTCAGGTCACATCAATGTCGATCCAGGAAATGGGAGGGCCCTCTTCTACTGGTTCTTTGAAGCTCAGTCTCAGCCGTCCAAGAAGCCTCTACTTCTCTGGCTTAATGGAG GACCTGGATGTTCCTCAGTTGGGTATGGTGCAGCTGTGGAGTTGGGACCTCTTAGAGTGGACAAAAATGGAGTTGGCCTTCACTTCAATAAATATGCTTGGAATAAAG AAGCCAACCTATTATTTGTGGAGTCGCCGGTTGGAGTAGGGTTCTCTTACTCCAACACATCTTCTGATCTCACCAAAGCACTGGATGATGGCTTTGTGG CTGAGGATACCTACAACTTCTTGGTGAATTGGCTGCAAAGATTTCCACAGTTCCAAACCCATGATTTCTTCATCGCAGGAGAGAGCTACGCAG GCCACTACGTTCCACAACTCGCGGAGCTTGTGCATGACCGGAACAGGGATAGAACTAAATACCCGATGATAAATCTTAAAGGTTTTATG GTAGGAAACCCAGAAACTGATGATTACTATGATTCAAAGGGTTTTCTCGAATATGCTTGGAGCCATGCTGTCATATCAGACCAGCTCTATGACACGGCTAAAACAGTGTGTGATTTTAAGAGCTCCAACTGGTCTAATCAATGTAACAATGCCATAGGccaagtctttgaaaaatatgcaGAGATTGACATCTACAACATTTACGCCCCTTCGTGTCTCCTCCTCAACAGCAATTCTTCATTGGCTCATAGCAGCAGGCCGAACAGCGTCCATTCACAGGTCATTAAG GTGAATAATCAAGGGTTGAGGAGGTTGAGAGTTTTAGGAGGCTATGACCCATGTTTTTCCACATATATAGAAGAGTATTTCAACAGGGTAGATGTTCAAGCATCCATTCACGCAAACAAAGGAAGAGATTCTAGTACAAAATGGATGGTCTGCAG TGGGGACACAGATGGCAGAGTGCCAGTCATTGGGTCACGATACTGGATTGAGGCTCTTTCACTTCCCCTCAAATCTCCTTGGCGTTCTTGGTATCACAACCATCAG GTTGGAGGGAGGATAGTGGAGTATGAAGGCATAACATTTGTGACAGTGAGAGGGGCAGGTCATTTGGTACCTCTCAACAAGCCTAGTGAAGCTCTTTCCCTCCTTCACTCTTTCTTGACTGCTCAACCTCTCCCTACCCATACATGA
- the LOC122317546 gene encoding serine carboxypeptidase-like 26 isoform X4 has protein sequence MANPLVSYRCLFLISLFSMSLFLDDHSMLTYIKASEDKYPQSQESDRVIKLPGQPPSPPISQFSGHINVDPGNGRALFYWFFEAQSQPSKKPLLLWLNGGPGCSSVGYGAAVELGPLRVDKNGVGLHFNKYAWNKEANLLFVESPVGVGFSYSNTSSDLTKALDDGFVAEDTYNFLVNWLQRFPQFQTHDFFIAGESYAGHYVPQLAELVHDRNRDRTKYPMINLKGFMVGNPETDDYYDSKGFLEYAWSHAVISDQLYDTAKTVCDFKSSNWSNQCNNAIGQVFEKYAEIDIYNIYAPSCLLLNSNSSLAHSSRPNSVHSQVIKVNNQGLRRLRVLGGYDPCFSTYIEEYFNRVDVQASIHANKGRDSSTKWMVCSNYITYNITVYSLLSTYTKLIKGGLKIWIYRGEYGTVRELLLAGGQEAFLACIKRR, from the exons ATGGCCAATCCGCTGGTTTCATATAGATGTCTCTTTCtgatctctctcttctccatgTCCCTCTTTCTTGATGATCATTCCATGCTAACCTACATTAAAGCATCAGAAGATAAGTATCCACAATCCCAGGAATCTGACAGAGTAATAAAATTACCAGGCCAGCCTCCCAGCCCACCAATCTCCCAGTTCTCAGGTCACATCAATGTCGATCCAGGAAATGGGAGGGCCCTCTTCTACTGGTTCTTTGAAGCTCAGTCTCAGCCGTCCAAGAAGCCTCTACTTCTCTGGCTTAATGGAG GACCTGGATGTTCCTCAGTTGGGTATGGTGCAGCTGTGGAGTTGGGACCTCTTAGAGTGGACAAAAATGGAGTTGGCCTTCACTTCAATAAATATGCTTGGAATAAAG AAGCCAACCTATTATTTGTGGAGTCGCCGGTTGGAGTAGGGTTCTCTTACTCCAACACATCTTCTGATCTCACCAAAGCACTGGATGATGGCTTTGTGG CTGAGGATACCTACAACTTCTTGGTGAATTGGCTGCAAAGATTTCCACAGTTCCAAACCCATGATTTCTTCATCGCAGGAGAGAGCTACGCAG GCCACTACGTTCCACAACTCGCGGAGCTTGTGCATGACCGGAACAGGGATAGAACTAAATACCCGATGATAAATCTTAAAGGTTTTATG GTAGGAAACCCAGAAACTGATGATTACTATGATTCAAAGGGTTTTCTCGAATATGCTTGGAGCCATGCTGTCATATCAGACCAGCTCTATGACACGGCTAAAACAGTGTGTGATTTTAAGAGCTCCAACTGGTCTAATCAATGTAACAATGCCATAGGccaagtctttgaaaaatatgcaGAGATTGACATCTACAACATTTACGCCCCTTCGTGTCTCCTCCTCAACAGCAATTCTTCATTGGCTCATAGCAGCAGGCCGAACAGCGTCCATTCACAGGTCATTAAG GTGAATAATCAAGGGTTGAGGAGGTTGAGAGTTTTAGGAGGCTATGACCCATGTTTTTCCACATATATAGAAGAGTATTTCAACAGGGTAGATGTTCAAGCATCCATTCACGCAAACAAAGGAAGAGATTCTAGTACAAAATGGATGGTCTGCAG TAATTATATCACATACAATATCACCGTCTATTCTCTCCTGTCCACCTACACCAAACTCATCAAGGGTGGCCTCAAGATATGGATTTACAG AGGTGAATACGGGACTGTTCGTGAGCTGCTGCTAGCGGGGGGGCAGGAGGCTTTTTTGGCGTGTATAAAACGAAGATGA
- the LOC122317546 gene encoding serine carboxypeptidase-like 33 isoform X2: protein MANPLVSYRCLFLISLFSMSLFLDDHSMLTYIKASEDKYPQSQESDRVIKLPGQPPSPPISQFSGHINVDPGNGRALFYWFFEAQSQPSKKPLLLWLNGGPGCSSVGYGAAVELGPLRVDKNGVGLHFNKYAWNKEANLLFVESPVGVGFSYSNTSSDLTKALDDGFVAEDTYNFLVNWLQRFPQFQTHDFFIAGESYAGHYVPQLAELVHDRNRDRTKYPMINLKGFMVGNPETDDYYDSKGFLEYAWSHAVISDQLYDTAKTVCDFKSSNWSNQCNNAIGQVFEKYAEIDIYNIYAPSCLLLNSNSSLAHSSRPNSVHSQVNNQGLRRLRVLGGYDPCFSTYIEEYFNRVDVQASIHANKGRDSSTKWMVCSNYITYNITVYSLLSTYTKLIKGGLKIWIYSGDTDGRVPVIGSRYWIEALSLPLKSPWRSWYHNHQVGGRIVEYEGITFVTVRGAGHLVPLNKPSEALSLLHSFLTAQPLPTHT, encoded by the exons ATGGCCAATCCGCTGGTTTCATATAGATGTCTCTTTCtgatctctctcttctccatgTCCCTCTTTCTTGATGATCATTCCATGCTAACCTACATTAAAGCATCAGAAGATAAGTATCCACAATCCCAGGAATCTGACAGAGTAATAAAATTACCAGGCCAGCCTCCCAGCCCACCAATCTCCCAGTTCTCAGGTCACATCAATGTCGATCCAGGAAATGGGAGGGCCCTCTTCTACTGGTTCTTTGAAGCTCAGTCTCAGCCGTCCAAGAAGCCTCTACTTCTCTGGCTTAATGGAG GACCTGGATGTTCCTCAGTTGGGTATGGTGCAGCTGTGGAGTTGGGACCTCTTAGAGTGGACAAAAATGGAGTTGGCCTTCACTTCAATAAATATGCTTGGAATAAAG AAGCCAACCTATTATTTGTGGAGTCGCCGGTTGGAGTAGGGTTCTCTTACTCCAACACATCTTCTGATCTCACCAAAGCACTGGATGATGGCTTTGTGG CTGAGGATACCTACAACTTCTTGGTGAATTGGCTGCAAAGATTTCCACAGTTCCAAACCCATGATTTCTTCATCGCAGGAGAGAGCTACGCAG GCCACTACGTTCCACAACTCGCGGAGCTTGTGCATGACCGGAACAGGGATAGAACTAAATACCCGATGATAAATCTTAAAGGTTTTATG GTAGGAAACCCAGAAACTGATGATTACTATGATTCAAAGGGTTTTCTCGAATATGCTTGGAGCCATGCTGTCATATCAGACCAGCTCTATGACACGGCTAAAACAGTGTGTGATTTTAAGAGCTCCAACTGGTCTAATCAATGTAACAATGCCATAGGccaagtctttgaaaaatatgcaGAGATTGACATCTACAACATTTACGCCCCTTCGTGTCTCCTCCTCAACAGCAATTCTTCATTGGCTCATAGCAGCAGGCCGAACAGCGTCCATTCACAG GTGAATAATCAAGGGTTGAGGAGGTTGAGAGTTTTAGGAGGCTATGACCCATGTTTTTCCACATATATAGAAGAGTATTTCAACAGGGTAGATGTTCAAGCATCCATTCACGCAAACAAAGGAAGAGATTCTAGTACAAAATGGATGGTCTGCAG TAATTATATCACATACAATATCACCGTCTATTCTCTCCTGTCCACCTACACCAAACTCATCAAGGGTGGCCTCAAGATATGGATTTACAG TGGGGACACAGATGGCAGAGTGCCAGTCATTGGGTCACGATACTGGATTGAGGCTCTTTCACTTCCCCTCAAATCTCCTTGGCGTTCTTGGTATCACAACCATCAG GTTGGAGGGAGGATAGTGGAGTATGAAGGCATAACATTTGTGACAGTGAGAGGGGCAGGTCATTTGGTACCTCTCAACAAGCCTAGTGAAGCTCTTTCCCTCCTTCACTCTTTCTTGACTGCTCAACCTCTCCCTACCCATACATGA